In the genome of Synergistaceae bacterium, one region contains:
- a CDS encoding helix-hairpin-helix domain-containing protein, giving the protein MNNNKFDSRKVIITGAGIIIFLLAGVLTMFMIPYNDNNNNSKPEKIPVQSQQINNQVIQANNKPENLEPPANNNNIKSDWFIYVTGAVKTPGVYKLSEDSRIFQAIDAAGGFTSKADRASINLAERLMDGMHIHIAQKGAAQKTPAQPQQLIRIPGVQENNIISLQPVQVSQVSKRANNANNNNNNLIDINNASVEELQKLIGIGPALAKRIIEYRQSHGKFTKPDDLIQVKGIGPAKLKKMKDQILIR; this is encoded by the coding sequence ATGAATAATAATAAATTCGACTCTCGCAAAGTAATAATAACTGGAGCAGGCATAATAATTTTTTTGCTTGCTGGCGTGCTTACTATGTTTATGATTCCTTATAATGATAATAATAATAATAGTAAGCCCGAAAAAATTCCCGTTCAATCTCAGCAAATTAATAATCAAGTTATTCAAGCAAATAATAAACCTGAAAATTTAGAGCCTCCCGCAAATAATAATAATATAAAATCTGACTGGTTCATTTACGTTACAGGAGCAGTGAAGACTCCGGGCGTTTATAAACTCTCTGAGGACTCGCGAATCTTTCAAGCAATTGACGCGGCAGGGGGATTTACTTCAAAAGCTGATCGGGCATCTATAAATCTTGCTGAACGTTTAATGGACGGAATGCACATTCATATAGCACAGAAGGGAGCGGCACAAAAAACTCCGGCACAACCTCAGCAATTAATAAGAATTCCCGGCGTTCAGGAAAATAATATAATTTCTTTACAGCCCGTTCAAGTCTCACAAGTAAGCAAACGAGCTAATAATGCAAATAATAATAATAATAATTTAATCGACATAAATAATGCTTCAGTTGAAGAATTGCAGAAATTAATCGGTATCGGCCCTGCACTCGCTAAAAGGATAATAGAATACAGGCAGTCACACGGAAAATTCACAAAGCCTGATGACTTAATACAAGTTAAAGGAATAGGCCCGGCCAAGCTCAAGAAAATGAAGGATCAAATTTTGATACGCTAA